The DNA segment AAAGCCACCAAGGCTTCATTGGGAAGTTCAACCTTCCATTTCGGTTGATTTCCGACACTAACCGCGAGATTCTCACCGCCTATGGCGCTTGGGGTGAAAAAAAACTTTATGGAAAAACCTACGAAGGGATTATTAGAACTACCTTTGTAATCGGAGGAGATGGCAAGGTCGAAAAGGTATTCAGTAAGGTGAAAACCGACGACCATGTAAGCCAAATACTAAAGGAGTTTG comes from the Williamwhitmania taraxaci genome and includes:
- the bcp gene encoding thioredoxin-dependent thiol peroxidase — its product is MSILAPGDIAPSFTGKDQNGNPISLSDFKGKKLILYFYPKDNTPGCTAEACSLRDGYEQLTQLGFDVVGVSADSEKSHQGFIGKFNLPFRLISDTNREILTAYGAWGEKKLYGKTYEGIIRTTFVIGGDGKVEKVFSKVKTDDHVSQILKEFEH